The Synechococcales cyanobacterium T60_A2020_003 genomic interval CAGCGGCATGTACCTGAGCTACTATTTCAACCTACCCTCTGGCCCCGCGATTGTGATGATTGCCTCTGGATTTTTTGCCCTAGCGTTTCTCTTTAGTCCCAGTTACGGGGTGCTGACCCATCGCCGTAATAGCAAATCCGGTTAATTCATCGTCTATATCAAGGGGCGAGGGGCGGGTTTCGGAATCAAGCTCTGATCGTGAGCAAGGTCTATTAGCTAAACCCGCCCGTACCCAGATCGTCCATGCTCTGAACCTCAACGACCTTGACGCAGCGTAGCCAGTTCTTGAATATGTTGGCTTTGCTGTTCCATTTGAATAGAGAGGGCATCACACACGAGATCACATAGTTCAAATAGAAACGGATTGGCGATCGCATAATAGACGCACACACCCTGCTGATCCCGTGAGACAACCCCTGCTTGGGTCAGCATTTTCAAATGTTTAGACACATTGGCTTGCCCTAATCCCGTGGCCTCGATAATCTCCGTGACGTTTTTGGGGCCACTTTTCAGCGTACAAACAATCTGAAGACGGCTCACCTCTGACAGCACCTTGAAAAACTCGGCCATCAGTCCCAAGGCGGAGGGAGAAAGCTTAGATACGCCGCATTCGTCGGTGTTGGTTGGAAGAGTAGGCAGGGTGGATGGAGTGGATTTGTGTGGCATAGATTTTAGTGAGATGTGACGTAAAGACCAGACAACTTAAGCGCG includes:
- a CDS encoding helix-turn-helix transcriptional regulator — protein: MPHKSTPSTLPTLPTNTDECGVSKLSPSALGLMAEFFKVLSEVSRLQIVCTLKSGPKNVTEIIEATGLGQANVSKHLKMLTQAGVVSRDQQGVCVYYAIANPFLFELCDLVCDALSIQMEQQSQHIQELATLRQGR